A window of the Pedobacter frigiditerrae genome harbors these coding sequences:
- a CDS encoding NAD(P)H-hydrate dehydratase encodes MQNLITANQMHEADNYVIINQPISSINLMENASKAFCKCFKKEVVDKDAQISILCGQGNNGGDGLAIARLLHNDKYKNISVYVIKFTDNQSEDNKQNVKRLLKVKVPVTIVKTAERLRELKADIIIDAMLGSGLNKPLKDDYADLVALINASKARIISVDVPTGFPTEGEIPENYNGIKADLVISFQRPKINFFFPESAKAFDSCKIVDIGLDENFIQSLPSNWKLLEKSDIKKLIKQRANFSHKGTYGHALLVAGNTTTMGAAILTACACLNAGAGLTTICIPQSGLTALNTALPEAMTLPRNEHLAIEDFEQYNVIGIGSGLGLEPENEELFDKIINLNKPIIVDADGLTILSKRKDLLDKLSAQSILTPHMKEFDRLFGEHKSWWARIKTAQKEAKGRDLVIVLKNQYTFICLPTGEVRINPTGNPAMASGGMGDVLTGIITAFVAQGYSAEDAATMAVYLHGRAGDKLAENRFVVSAHQVALEIPKTMKSILRS; translated from the coding sequence ATGCAAAATCTAATAACCGCAAATCAAATGCATGAGGCTGATAATTATGTAATTATCAATCAGCCTATCTCTTCAATTAATTTAATGGAAAATGCATCAAAAGCCTTTTGTAAATGTTTTAAAAAAGAGGTCGTAGACAAAGATGCACAGATATCTATTTTATGTGGACAAGGAAATAATGGGGGAGATGGTTTGGCTATTGCTAGGTTATTGCACAACGATAAGTACAAAAATATTTCGGTGTATGTAATTAAATTCACTGACAACCAAAGTGAAGATAACAAGCAAAATGTAAAGCGCCTATTGAAGGTAAAGGTTCCGGTTACTATTGTAAAAACCGCAGAAAGATTAAGAGAACTTAAAGCAGATATTATAATCGACGCAATGCTTGGCTCGGGCCTAAATAAACCATTAAAAGATGATTATGCAGATTTAGTTGCTTTGATAAACGCTTCAAAGGCGAGAATTATTTCTGTTGATGTACCTACTGGATTTCCTACGGAAGGAGAAATACCCGAAAACTATAATGGCATTAAAGCTGATTTAGTTATCTCCTTTCAGCGCCCGAAAATTAATTTTTTCTTTCCTGAATCTGCCAAGGCATTTGATAGCTGTAAAATAGTAGATATTGGTCTTGATGAAAATTTTATTCAATCACTACCAAGCAATTGGAAATTGTTAGAAAAATCGGATATAAAAAAGCTTATTAAACAAAGAGCAAACTTTAGTCACAAAGGTACTTATGGCCACGCTTTGCTAGTTGCGGGAAATACGACAACAATGGGTGCAGCAATTTTAACTGCATGTGCTTGTTTAAATGCAGGAGCAGGTTTAACCACAATTTGTATACCACAAAGTGGATTAACGGCACTTAATACTGCGCTGCCAGAGGCGATGACTTTACCACGAAATGAACATTTAGCCATTGAAGATTTTGAGCAATATAATGTAATTGGCATTGGCTCTGGTTTGGGCCTAGAACCAGAAAATGAGGAATTGTTCGACAAGATTATCAATTTGAACAAACCTATAATTGTGGATGCAGATGGACTAACAATTTTAAGCAAACGAAAAGACTTACTAGACAAATTATCAGCTCAAAGTATTTTAACGCCACACATGAAAGAGTTCGACCGTTTGTTTGGTGAACATAAAAGCTGGTGGGCTAGAATTAAAACGGCTCAAAAAGAAGCGAAGGGAAGGGATTTGGTAATTGTGTTAAAAAACCAATATACGTTTATCTGTTTGCCAACTGGCGAAGTAAGAATCAATCCAACTGGTAACCCAGCTATGGCTTCTGGCGGAATGGGAGATGTATTAACGGGAATCATAACTGCGTTTGTAGCGCAAGGATATTCAGCTGAAGATGCTGCAACAATGGCCGTTTATTTACACGGAAGAGCTGGAGACAAATTAGCAGAAAATAGATTTGTTGTAAGTGCTCATCAAGTTGCTTTGGAAATTCCAAAAACGATGAAGAGTATCTTAAGAAGCTAA